A region of Flocculibacter collagenilyticus DNA encodes the following proteins:
- a CDS encoding electron transfer flavoprotein-ubiquinone oxidoreductase translates to MEFDVVIVGAGPAGLSTAIRLMQQAQEKEQELMVCVVEKGSEVGAHILSGAVFEPKALNELIPDWKEKSAPLNTPVTGDEIYLLRSDSNATRLPNFSVPKTMHNEGNYVVSMGNVCRWLAEQAEALGVEIFPGFPAAELIIEEGTLKGVITGDMGIAADGSEKDSYMPGMELRAKYTVFAEGCRGHLGKQLIAEYNLDEGKSPQHYGIGFKEIWDIDPSKHKEGLVVHAAGWPLSSDTSGGSYLYHAENNQVVVGIIIDLNYSNPYLSPFDEFQQMKHHPLYKQYLEGGKRVSYGARALAKGGFNSLPKMTFPGGMLVGCDAGTLNYAKIKGNHTAMKSGMIAAEVIFDALAKDDQGGQDLTQYEQAFKDSWLYDELFRSRNFGPALHKFGTILGGAFNTIDQNWFGGKIPVTLKDETLDHEQLKKADDANKINYPKPDGVLSFDKLSSVFLSNTNHEEEQPCHLKLKDPSIPINVNLKLYDEPAQRYCPAGVYEVIEDEQGEPKFQINAQNCVHCKTCDIKDPSQNITWVTPEGTGGPNYPNM, encoded by the coding sequence ATGGAATTTGACGTTGTCATCGTAGGAGCAGGACCAGCAGGCTTATCGACGGCAATAAGACTAATGCAACAAGCACAAGAAAAAGAACAAGAGCTCATGGTGTGTGTTGTTGAGAAGGGTTCTGAAGTTGGTGCACATATTTTGTCCGGCGCGGTATTCGAGCCTAAAGCCCTGAATGAGCTTATCCCTGATTGGAAAGAAAAGTCAGCGCCACTCAATACCCCTGTTACTGGTGATGAAATTTATTTATTGCGTTCAGACAGTAACGCTACACGTTTACCAAATTTTTCTGTACCAAAAACCATGCACAATGAAGGCAATTACGTTGTTTCAATGGGTAATGTGTGTCGTTGGTTGGCCGAACAAGCTGAAGCGCTGGGGGTTGAAATTTTTCCAGGCTTTCCAGCCGCCGAGCTTATTATTGAAGAAGGTACATTAAAAGGCGTTATTACTGGCGATATGGGTATAGCCGCTGACGGTTCTGAAAAAGATTCATATATGCCAGGTATGGAATTACGCGCAAAATATACCGTATTTGCTGAAGGTTGCCGCGGTCATTTAGGTAAACAGCTTATTGCTGAATATAATTTAGACGAAGGTAAGTCACCTCAACATTATGGTATTGGCTTTAAAGAAATTTGGGATATTGACCCAAGTAAACATAAAGAAGGCTTAGTAGTGCATGCTGCTGGCTGGCCATTATCTAGCGATACTAGCGGTGGTTCCTATCTTTACCACGCTGAAAATAATCAAGTTGTTGTTGGCATCATCATTGATTTGAATTATTCAAACCCTTACCTAAGCCCATTTGATGAATTCCAACAGATGAAACATCACCCACTTTATAAGCAATATCTTGAAGGCGGAAAGCGTGTTTCTTATGGAGCGCGTGCACTTGCAAAAGGTGGCTTTAACTCATTACCTAAAATGACATTCCCGGGCGGCATGCTAGTTGGCTGCGACGCGGGTACGTTAAATTACGCGAAAATTAAAGGCAATCACACTGCAATGAAATCGGGCATGATTGCCGCAGAAGTTATTTTTGACGCGCTAGCTAAAGATGATCAAGGCGGTCAAGATTTAACTCAATACGAGCAAGCGTTTAAAGATTCATGGTTATATGATGAATTATTCCGTTCAAGAAACTTCGGCCCTGCCTTGCACAAGTTTGGCACTATATTAGGTGGTGCATTTAATACTATTGATCAAAATTGGTTTGGTGGAAAAATTCCAGTTACATTAAAAGATGAAACATTAGACCATGAGCAGCTTAAAAAAGCAGACGATGCTAATAAGATAAATTACCCTAAACCTGACGGTGTACTTAGTTTTGATAAATTATCATCGGTATTCTTATCAAATACCAACCATGAAGAAGAACAGCCTTGTCACCTTAAGCTGAAAGATCCTAGCATTCCAATTAATGTTAATTTAAAACTGTATGACGAACCAGCTCAACGTTATTGCCCAGCTGGCGTTTATGAAGTGATAGAAGACGAACAAGGCGAGCCTAAATTCCAAATTAATGCGCAAAACTGTGTTCACTGTAAAACGTGTGATATTAAAGATCCTAGCCAAAATATCACATGGGTAACACCTGAAGGAACAGGCGGTCCTAACTACCCAAATATGTAA
- a CDS encoding methyltransferase family protein, with product MNQPIFYSESTSELVEFTRLYLAVFYSFVAAFYTVRIVVLKRRIKRELVFPGSRFCATWWNHLSFRIFRATIWMVCVVRFFFPTIDDYLGVIADLHNDYAMLAGLILLTSGFVFTIAVHLSLGSEWRSGIDPNGPNVLISNGFYSYSRNPMFFGVAVSQLGFFLALPSIFSLVCLIVGLFTLHRQTLAEEQYLSARFRGEYHSYTLKVRRWI from the coding sequence TTGAATCAACCTATTTTTTATTCAGAAAGCACTTCAGAGCTAGTCGAATTTACTCGCCTATATTTAGCTGTTTTTTATTCGTTTGTTGCTGCTTTTTATACGGTTAGAATTGTAGTGCTGAAAAGGCGTATTAAGCGGGAGCTGGTATTTCCGGGTAGTCGTTTTTGCGCAACATGGTGGAACCATTTATCGTTTCGTATTTTCAGAGCTACAATCTGGATGGTATGTGTGGTTCGCTTTTTTTTCCCTACCATTGATGATTACTTAGGCGTCATAGCCGACTTGCATAATGATTATGCCATGCTAGCTGGTTTAATCTTATTAACGTCAGGATTTGTTTTCACGATAGCAGTTCACTTAAGTTTAGGTAGTGAATGGCGTTCTGGTATCGACCCAAATGGTCCTAATGTGCTTATTTCAAATGGCTTTTATAGCTACTCGCGTAATCCAATGTTCTTTGGGGTGGCCGTTTCTCAATTAGGCTTTTTTTTAGCATTGCCGTCAATCTTTTCATTGGTTTGCTTAATCGTTGGTTTATTTACGCTACATAGACAGACTCTTGCTGAAGAACAATATTTATCAGCACGATTCAGAGGCGAATATCATTCTTACACCTTGAAAGTGAGAAGGTGGATATAA
- a CDS encoding DUF1428 domain-containing protein: MDYIDGFVAAVPTENKDIYMQHAKEYAQIFKEYGAKKLVECWGDDVPDGEVTSFPMAVKCEENETVVFSWVVWPSKEVRDDGMKKLMDDERMDLEKNPMPFDGKRLIYGGFQMIVNE, from the coding sequence ATGGATTATATAGATGGTTTTGTTGCCGCTGTTCCTACCGAAAATAAAGATATATACATGCAACATGCTAAAGAGTACGCCCAGATATTTAAAGAGTACGGCGCGAAAAAGTTAGTAGAGTGCTGGGGAGATGACGTACCTGATGGTGAAGTTACATCGTTTCCTATGGCAGTAAAGTGTGAAGAGAATGAAACGGTGGTGTTCTCTTGGGTTGTTTGGCCGTCAAAAGAAGTCAGAGATGATGGTATGAAAAAACTGATGGATGACGAGCGTATGGACTTGGAAAAAAATCCTATGCCGTTTGATGGAAAAAGGCTAATTTATGGCGGCTTTCAAATGATCGTTAATGAGTAG